One Miscanthus floridulus cultivar M001 chromosome 11, ASM1932011v1, whole genome shotgun sequence DNA window includes the following coding sequences:
- the LOC136492341 gene encoding probable metal-nicotianamine transporter YSL17 — translation MLCILLRTLRAMRKRRHSQLATQPFMCLGVDDRPPARSFDDRRRAQVFLRDRVYDPAAAVGYVALAYGVGVMDVSVASTYGRIALFLLGSWVGLENGGVVAGLAVGIIVMSAASTAGDLMQVFRTGYLTLTSPHAVLINQVVGTALGCLVNPIIFWMLYGGYHDWGEVVVPPYAKMYREMAMIAIVSSFS, via the exons ATGCTCTGCATCCTGCTCCGGACGCTCCGCGCGATGCGCAAGCGGCGGCACTCCCAGTTGGCCACGCAGCCGTTCATGTGCCTCGGCGTGGACGACCGGCCGCCGGCGCGGAGCTTCGACGACCGGCGGCGGGCGCAGGTGTTCCTCCGCGACCGGGTGTACGACCCGGCAGCCGCCGTCGGCTACGTCGCCCT CGCGTACGGCGTCGGCGTGATGGACGTGAGCGTGGCGTCCACGTACGGCAGGATCGCCCTGTTCCTCCTCGGCTCGTGGGTGGGGCTCGAGAACGGCGGCGTGGTCGCCGGGCTCGCCGTGGGCATCATCGTCATGtccgccgcctccaccgccggcgacctCATGCAGGTGTTCAGGACGGGCTACCTCACCCTCACCTCGCCGCACGCCGTGCTCATCAACCAGGTCGTGGGGACGGCGCTCGGCTGCTTGGTCAACCCGATCATCTTCTGGATGCTGTACGGGGGGTACCACGACTGGGGCGAGGTCGTCGTTCCCCCGTACGCCAAGATGTACCGTGAAATGGCCATGATCGCCATTGTTAGCTCATTCAGTTAG